A portion of the Bacillus sp. es.034 genome contains these proteins:
- the pdhA gene encoding pyruvate dehydrogenase (acetyl-transferring) E1 component subunit alpha: MASKSKKAQFDAVKTLEQIEDKFEMFQILNEEGEVVNEDAMPEISDEDLQELMRRMVYTRILDQRSISLNRQGRLGFYAPTAGQEASQIASHFALEKEDWILPGYRDVPQIIWHGLPLAKAFLFSRGHFQGNQAPEGVNVLSPQIIIGAQYIQTAGVALGLKKRGKKAVAITYTGDGGSSQGDFYEGINFAGSYAAPAIFVVQNNQFAISTPRDKQTAGRTIAQKAVAAGIPGILVDGMDPLAVYSATLEARNRAVNGEGPSLIETLCYRYGPHTMAGDDPTRYRTSEMDTGWEKKDPLVRFRKFLEGKGLWSEEKENEVIEEAKEDIKKAIKEADSAPKQKVTDFINNMYEELPYNLKEQLEIYKEKESK; encoded by the coding sequence ATGGCTTCTAAATCAAAGAAGGCACAATTCGATGCAGTTAAGACGCTCGAGCAAATTGAAGACAAGTTTGAAATGTTCCAAATTTTGAACGAAGAAGGCGAAGTAGTGAACGAAGATGCTATGCCGGAGATCTCTGATGAGGATCTGCAGGAATTAATGCGTCGCATGGTTTACACTCGTATTCTAGATCAAAGATCAATCTCACTGAACCGTCAGGGACGATTAGGTTTCTATGCACCAACAGCTGGACAGGAGGCATCTCAGATTGCTTCTCACTTCGCACTGGAGAAGGAAGACTGGATCCTTCCTGGATACCGTGATGTTCCACAAATCATCTGGCATGGTCTTCCACTTGCTAAAGCATTCTTATTCTCACGTGGACATTTCCAAGGTAACCAGGCTCCAGAAGGTGTAAATGTACTATCACCACAAATCATCATCGGTGCTCAATACATTCAAACTGCCGGGGTGGCACTTGGCCTTAAAAAACGTGGTAAGAAAGCTGTAGCCATTACGTATACAGGAGACGGTGGATCTTCACAAGGTGATTTCTATGAAGGAATCAACTTTGCAGGTTCTTATGCAGCTCCTGCGATTTTCGTTGTGCAAAACAACCAATTCGCAATCTCCACTCCTCGCGATAAGCAAACGGCAGGACGTACGATTGCTCAAAAAGCGGTTGCTGCTGGTATCCCTGGTATCTTAGTGGACGGAATGGATCCATTAGCAGTCTACTCTGCTACATTAGAAGCGCGTAACCGTGCCGTAAATGGGGAAGGTCCTTCATTGATCGAAACACTTTGCTATCGTTATGGTCCACATACAATGGCTGGTGATGATCCAACTCGTTACCGTACATCAGAAATGGATACAGGTTGGGAAAAGAAAGATCCATTAGTACGTTTCCGTAAATTCCTTGAAGGTAAAGGACTATGGAGTGAAGAGAAAGAGAACGAAGTGATCGAAGAAGCAAAAGAAGATATCAAAAAAGCGATCAAGGAAGCAGACTCAGCTCCAAAACAAAAGGTCACTGACTTCATCAACAACATGTATGAAGAACTTCCTTATAACTTAAAAGAGCAATTAGAAATCTACAAAGAAAAGGAGTCGAAATAA
- the def gene encoding peptide deformylase, with protein sequence MITMNDIIREGHPTLTMVAREVPIPPSEEDQETLRSLLEYVINSQDPETAAKYGLRPGIGLAAPQINVSKRMLAVNVTDNQGKLYSYALFNPKIISHSIEKAYLTSGEGCLSVDRNVPGFVPRYARVTVRGWDVDGNEVKLRLKGLPAIVFQHEIDHLNGIMFYDHINPSNPFEPIPDAIAIER encoded by the coding sequence ATGATTACGATGAATGACATTATCCGCGAGGGCCACCCCACATTAACCATGGTAGCCCGGGAAGTGCCCATCCCCCCATCAGAAGAAGATCAGGAAACGCTGAGAAGCTTATTGGAATATGTCATAAACAGCCAAGATCCTGAAACGGCTGCCAAATATGGATTGAGACCCGGCATCGGTCTTGCAGCACCTCAAATCAATGTTTCAAAACGGATGCTTGCCGTCAACGTTACAGACAATCAGGGGAAATTATACAGCTACGCATTATTCAATCCGAAAATCATCAGCCATTCCATTGAGAAAGCCTACTTAACTTCCGGGGAAGGTTGTTTATCCGTGGATCGGAATGTACCGGGCTTCGTCCCCCGATATGCCAGAGTGACGGTAAGAGGCTGGGATGTGGACGGCAATGAAGTAAAACTTCGCCTCAAAGGTCTGCCTGCCATTGTATTCCAGCATGAAATCGATCACCTGAATGGCATCATGTTTTATGATCATATCAATCCTTCTAATCCGTTTGAGCCGATCCCTGATGCCATTGCCATTGAACGATAA
- the lpdA gene encoding dihydrolipoyl dehydrogenase, with the protein MVVGDFPIETDTIVVGSGPGGYVAAIRAAQLGQKVTIIEKENMGGVCLNVGCIPSKALITAGHRFHQAQHSDDMGIVAENVKVNFDKVQEWKAGVVKKLTGGVEGLLKGNKAEIVRGEAYLVDSNTLRVMDENSAQTYKFNNLILATGSRPIEIPSFKFSKRVLDSTGALALEEIPSKLVVIGGGYIGTELGTAYANLGSEVTILEGADDILSGFEKQMTSVVKKELKKKGVEVVTKAMAKGVEESDSGVVVKYEVKGEEKSVEADYVLVTVGRRPNTDEIGLEEVGIEMTDRGVIKIDKQCRTNIPNIFAIGDIVDGPPLAHKASYEGKIAAEVISGEPAEIDYLGIPAVCFTDPELATVGYSEAEAKEEGIEVTAAKFPFAANGRALALNASDGFMKLVTRKEDGLIIGAQIVGSGASDMIAELGLAIESGMTAEDVAMTIHAHPTLGEISMEAAEVAMGSPIHIIK; encoded by the coding sequence ATGGTAGTAGGAGATTTCCCAATTGAAACAGATACAATCGTAGTCGGTTCAGGTCCCGGAGGATATGTAGCTGCAATCCGTGCAGCTCAACTCGGACAAAAAGTGACAATCATCGAAAAAGAAAACATGGGTGGAGTATGCTTGAATGTTGGCTGTATCCCATCCAAAGCTCTTATCACAGCAGGTCACCGTTTCCATCAGGCTCAGCACTCTGATGATATGGGGATCGTCGCTGAAAACGTAAAAGTGAATTTCGATAAAGTTCAAGAATGGAAAGCTGGAGTCGTTAAGAAATTAACCGGCGGTGTTGAAGGACTTCTTAAAGGGAATAAAGCTGAAATCGTTCGCGGTGAAGCTTACCTGGTAGATTCCAATACACTTCGTGTGATGGACGAGAACTCAGCTCAAACATACAAGTTCAACAACTTGATCCTTGCAACTGGTTCACGCCCGATTGAAATCCCAAGCTTCAAATTCTCTAAACGCGTGCTTGATTCTACAGGCGCACTTGCTTTAGAAGAAATTCCAAGCAAGCTTGTTGTCATCGGTGGAGGGTATATCGGAACTGAGCTTGGTACTGCTTATGCCAATCTTGGATCAGAAGTAACGATTTTGGAAGGTGCCGACGATATCCTTAGCGGATTCGAAAAGCAAATGACATCTGTCGTGAAAAAAGAACTTAAGAAAAAAGGCGTTGAAGTTGTAACGAAAGCTATGGCTAAAGGCGTTGAAGAAAGTGACAGCGGAGTCGTTGTTAAATATGAAGTGAAGGGCGAAGAGAAATCGGTTGAAGCTGATTACGTTCTAGTAACGGTTGGCCGTCGTCCAAACACAGATGAAATCGGTCTTGAAGAAGTTGGGATCGAGATGACAGACCGCGGGGTTATCAAAATTGATAAACAATGCCGCACGAACATCCCGAATATCTTCGCAATCGGTGATATCGTTGATGGACCACCACTTGCTCACAAAGCTTCTTATGAAGGTAAGATCGCTGCAGAGGTCATCTCAGGTGAACCGGCAGAAATCGATTACCTTGGTATCCCTGCTGTCTGCTTCACAGATCCTGAACTGGCAACAGTAGGTTATTCTGAAGCAGAAGCGAAAGAAGAAGGCATTGAAGTAACGGCTGCTAAATTCCCATTTGCTGCAAATGGACGTGCTTTAGCTCTTAATGCAAGTGACGGCTTTATGAAGCTTGTTACTCGTAAAGAAGACGGTTTAATAATCGGTGCTCAAATTGTTGGTTCTGGTGCATCTGATATGATCGCTGAATTAGGACTTGCAATTGAATCCGGAATGACAGCTGAAGATGTTGCCATGACGATTCATGCTCACCCGACTTTAGGTGAAATTTCCATGGAAGCAGCAGAAGTTGCAATGGGAAGCCCGATTCACATTATTAAATAA
- a CDS encoding nitronate monooxygenase translates to MKWKTRVTELLNIQYPIIQGGLAHLAYAELAAAVSNAGGLGQITAMSLDDPEELRKEIKKVRSLTDQPFGVNFAIGQHGRPFSGFVDIAIEEKVPVISVTGGNPTPLFQQIEGEDMVKLVLVASKRQAQKAEELGADAVMVVGQEGGGHLGKDDIGTFVLIPRVVDAVSIPVIASGGIGDGRGLMAALSFGAEGVEMGTRFIATKECVHASDVYKRALIEGDESGTVVIKRSLGAPARAISNTWTNQILAAETSNPGYEGLKSYISGEANKRYIYDGEVDEGFAWAGQVMGLIHDIPSVKDLIERMISQGENIREKWS, encoded by the coding sequence ATGAAGTGGAAAACGAGGGTTACAGAATTATTGAACATTCAATATCCAATCATACAAGGGGGGCTTGCCCACCTGGCATATGCAGAACTGGCTGCGGCAGTGTCGAATGCAGGCGGCCTTGGCCAAATCACCGCCATGTCACTCGATGACCCCGAAGAGCTTCGTAAAGAAATCAAAAAGGTAAGGTCATTAACAGATCAACCGTTTGGAGTGAACTTTGCCATCGGTCAACATGGACGCCCATTCAGCGGGTTTGTAGATATTGCCATTGAAGAAAAGGTGCCGGTCATCTCCGTAACAGGAGGGAATCCGACTCCCCTGTTTCAACAAATTGAAGGTGAGGATATGGTGAAGCTTGTATTGGTCGCATCAAAAAGACAGGCCCAAAAGGCTGAGGAGCTCGGTGCGGATGCCGTCATGGTCGTTGGACAAGAAGGGGGAGGACATTTGGGTAAGGATGACATCGGGACATTCGTCTTGATTCCACGTGTGGTGGATGCTGTATCCATCCCTGTCATTGCCTCGGGAGGTATTGGGGACGGCCGTGGTTTGATGGCAGCCCTCAGCTTCGGCGCAGAAGGAGTCGAGATGGGGACAAGATTCATAGCGACAAAAGAGTGCGTCCACGCTTCAGACGTGTATAAACGTGCCTTGATTGAAGGGGATGAGAGTGGTACAGTAGTCATTAAACGATCTTTAGGGGCCCCGGCCAGAGCGATATCAAATACCTGGACAAATCAAATCCTGGCTGCTGAAACATCGAATCCGGGATATGAAGGATTGAAATCATACATAAGCGGCGAGGCAAATAAACGATATATCTACGATGGTGAAGTAGACGAAGGCTTTGCATGGGCAGGACAGGTGATGGGGTTGATCCATGACATCCCGTCGGTTAAAGATCTCATCGAGCGCATGATTTCACAAGGTGAAAACATTCGTGAAAAGTGGAGTTAA
- a CDS encoding DUF1054 domain-containing protein, with protein MTFNGFTKEDFNVFNLDGLDDRMTAIAEQIRPKLAYLGEHFAPTLSALTGDEMFYHVAKHARRSVNPPDDTWVAFANNKRGYKKHPHFQIGLWETHVFIWFAMIYEAPNKVEFGKKAEENADKIRSLIPGHFVWSGDHTKPDAAPFSSLSQDEFIALTERVQNVKKAELLCGLHLDRDSAIKMTGDELIQEVESAFETLLPLYKMN; from the coding sequence ATGACATTTAACGGTTTTACTAAAGAAGATTTCAATGTTTTTAATCTTGATGGTCTCGACGACCGGATGACGGCCATCGCAGAACAGATCAGGCCTAAGCTTGCCTACCTGGGTGAACATTTTGCACCCACTCTTAGTGCCCTGACCGGTGATGAGATGTTTTACCATGTGGCGAAACATGCAAGACGCTCAGTGAATCCTCCAGATGACACGTGGGTTGCTTTTGCAAACAACAAACGTGGGTACAAGAAACATCCTCATTTCCAAATCGGTTTATGGGAAACCCATGTATTTATTTGGTTTGCAATGATCTATGAAGCTCCAAATAAAGTTGAATTCGGTAAAAAAGCCGAAGAAAATGCAGATAAGATAAGGTCATTGATTCCCGGTCACTTTGTTTGGTCCGGAGATCATACTAAACCGGATGCTGCACCTTTCTCCTCCCTGTCACAAGATGAATTCATTGCTTTAACTGAAAGAGTTCAAAATGTAAAGAAAGCTGAACTTCTATGCGGACTTCATCTGGATCGTGACTCTGCCATTAAGATGACCGGAGATGAATTGATCCAGGAAGTTGAAAGTGCCTTTGAAACACTTTTACCCCTTTATAAAATGAACTAA
- a CDS encoding dihydrolipoamide acetyltransferase family protein translates to MSFEFKLPDIGEGIHEGEIVKWFVKPGDKVEEDDVLCEVQNDKAVVEIPSPVAGTVEELLVDEGTVAVVGDTLIKFDAPGYEDLQFKGGEEEKKEEKAEEKTEGQVQATAEQGQDVKKEASPEAAEEKSDAEVDPNKRVIAMPSVRKYARENGVEIRQVSGSGKNGRVVKEDIDAFLSGDSKPASTQEEAKTEENAQASESKPSAPKAPEGEYPETREKMSGMRKAIAKAMVNSKHTAPHVTLMDEIDVTKLWAHRKKFKEVAAEKGVKLTFLPYIVKALTSALREYPALNTSIDDATSEIVQKHYYNIGIAADTDKGLLVPVVKNADRKSMFSISNEINELAGKARDGKLSGDEMKGASCTITNIGSAGGQWFTPVINHPEVAILGVGRIAEKPVVKNGEIVAAPVLALSLSFDHRMIDGATAQHALNHIKRLLNDPELLLMEA, encoded by the coding sequence ATGTCATTCGAATTCAAATTACCAGACATTGGTGAAGGTATTCATGAAGGTGAAATCGTCAAGTGGTTTGTAAAGCCAGGCGATAAAGTGGAAGAAGACGATGTACTATGTGAAGTGCAAAACGATAAAGCTGTTGTTGAGATCCCTTCTCCGGTAGCAGGAACGGTTGAAGAACTTCTTGTTGACGAAGGTACTGTAGCAGTTGTGGGCGATACTCTTATCAAGTTCGATGCACCTGGTTATGAGGACCTGCAATTCAAAGGTGGAGAAGAAGAAAAGAAAGAAGAAAAAGCCGAAGAGAAAACGGAAGGTCAGGTTCAAGCAACTGCAGAACAAGGCCAGGACGTAAAGAAAGAAGCTTCTCCAGAAGCTGCTGAAGAGAAATCCGATGCAGAAGTTGACCCAAATAAGCGAGTGATCGCTATGCCTTCAGTACGTAAGTACGCAAGGGAAAACGGTGTTGAAATTCGTCAAGTATCAGGTTCAGGTAAAAATGGACGTGTGGTGAAGGAAGATATCGATGCATTCCTAAGTGGAGACAGCAAGCCTGCTTCTACGCAGGAAGAAGCGAAAACAGAAGAAAATGCCCAAGCATCAGAATCTAAACCTTCTGCACCTAAAGCTCCTGAAGGTGAATACCCTGAAACTCGTGAGAAAATGAGTGGAATGCGTAAAGCGATTGCGAAAGCAATGGTAAACTCAAAACATACAGCTCCTCACGTAACGTTGATGGACGAAATCGATGTAACGAAACTTTGGGCCCACCGCAAGAAGTTCAAAGAAGTTGCAGCTGAAAAAGGTGTGAAATTGACTTTCCTACCTTACATCGTCAAAGCATTGACAAGTGCATTACGCGAGTATCCAGCTCTGAACACATCCATTGATGATGCAACAAGCGAAATCGTACAAAAACATTATTACAATATCGGAATCGCTGCTGATACGGATAAAGGTCTATTAGTACCGGTTGTGAAAAATGCGGACCGTAAGTCCATGTTCTCCATTTCAAATGAAATCAATGAACTGGCTGGAAAAGCACGTGATGGTAAACTTTCAGGCGATGAAATGAAAGGTGCATCTTGCACAATCACGAATATCGGTTCTGCCGGCGGACAATGGTTCACTCCGGTCATCAACCATCCAGAGGTTGCCATCCTTGGTGTTGGACGCATTGCAGAAAAACCTGTGGTTAAAAATGGTGAAATTGTAGCGGCACCTGTGTTAGCATTATCATTGAGCTTCGATCACCGCATGATTGACGGAGCTACTGCTCAACATGCACTTAACCATATCAAGCGTTTGTTGAACGATCCAGAATTATTATTAATGGAGGCGTAA
- a CDS encoding YkyA family protein, which translates to MSKFRFAFILGAAIFVLMGCVGGSTPEENVYKVLEETVAKESQYVKVQKPLQELEEKEQEIYTKIMDLGMKEFDQIVKLSDEALDNIDKRKENIEKERESMKEAKEEFAKADEYIDELESDDLKKDAKKLKKTMEERYQLHEKLTTSYLKALSLDKELYNMFKKKDLTMDELEKQISSINEQYEKIVKFNGDYNTKTEEFNKLKQEFYSKADLDVKESE; encoded by the coding sequence GTGTCGAAATTTCGTTTTGCTTTCATTTTAGGAGCCGCTATTTTTGTATTAATGGGGTGTGTCGGTGGTTCTACACCTGAGGAAAATGTGTATAAGGTTCTTGAAGAAACCGTGGCTAAAGAAAGTCAATATGTGAAAGTTCAGAAGCCTCTTCAAGAGTTGGAAGAAAAAGAACAAGAAATCTATACGAAAATCATGGATCTTGGAATGAAAGAGTTTGACCAGATTGTAAAGCTTTCCGATGAAGCTCTGGACAACATTGATAAGAGAAAAGAGAATATCGAAAAAGAACGTGAGTCCATGAAGGAAGCAAAGGAAGAGTTTGCTAAAGCAGACGAATATATTGATGAGTTAGAAAGTGATGACCTAAAAAAAGATGCGAAAAAGCTGAAAAAAACGATGGAAGAACGTTACCAGCTACATGAAAAGCTAACAACCTCTTACTTAAAGGCCCTTTCTCTTGATAAAGAACTTTATAATATGTTCAAAAAGAAAGACCTTACGATGGATGAGCTTGAGAAGCAAATTTCCTCCATTAATGAACAATACGAAAAGATAGTGAAGTTCAATGGGGACTATAATACAAAAACAGAGGAATTCAATAAACTTAAACAAGAATTTTACTCAAAGGCAGATCTTGATGTGAAAGAGTCCGAATAA
- a CDS encoding GapA-binding peptide SR1P, which produces MGTIVCQSCLSTIEHYENEKVSVLFSNCCDCNDDKELDD; this is translated from the coding sequence ATGGGAACAATTGTATGTCAATCATGCCTAAGCACTATTGAGCATTATGAAAATGAGAAGGTTTCTGTTTTATTCTCTAACTGCTGTGACTGCAACGACGATAAAGAATTAGATGATTAA
- a CDS encoding polysaccharide deacetylase family protein: MKKILASGLTLLLLTACGSGQTGSSHEAEKSNQTEVKEVDQKQSEGQDTEVSESETKEKEEPSEEVVQTKDYKINEANWSIEPIDKANPKVVLLTIDDAPDQHALQMAKDLKELNAPAIFFVNGHFLDTPEEKETLKKIHDLGFMIGNHTYSHSSLRDLSPEEQKEEILSVSDLVESITGERPHFFRAPFGQNTDYSRELAAEEKMSLMNWTYGYDWEKQYQNKAAITDIMVNSPYLNDGANLLMHDRTWTSEALTDIVNGLRAKGYETLDPHRIKTIE; encoded by the coding sequence ATGAAAAAGATTTTAGCATCCGGATTAACCCTCCTGCTCCTGACTGCTTGTGGAAGTGGACAAACGGGATCCAGCCATGAAGCGGAAAAATCCAACCAGACTGAAGTGAAAGAAGTGGATCAGAAGCAAAGTGAAGGCCAAGACACTGAAGTGTCAGAAAGTGAAACAAAAGAGAAGGAAGAACCTTCAGAAGAAGTGGTGCAAACCAAGGATTATAAGATAAATGAGGCTAATTGGAGCATCGAACCAATCGATAAAGCCAATCCTAAAGTGGTCCTATTGACGATTGACGATGCACCCGATCAACATGCGCTCCAAATGGCTAAAGACCTAAAAGAGTTGAATGCACCAGCCATTTTCTTTGTGAACGGTCATTTCCTTGATACGCCTGAGGAAAAAGAAACGTTAAAAAAGATTCATGATCTTGGATTTATGATTGGGAATCATACATATAGTCACAGCAGTTTAAGAGATCTTTCTCCAGAAGAGCAGAAAGAGGAAATCCTCTCTGTCAGTGACCTTGTGGAATCCATTACAGGGGAGAGGCCGCATTTTTTCAGGGCACCTTTCGGTCAAAATACGGATTACAGTCGCGAGCTTGCAGCGGAAGAAAAGATGTCCCTGATGAATTGGACCTACGGATATGATTGGGAAAAACAATATCAAAATAAAGCAGCGATTACGGATATCATGGTTAACAGTCCATATTTGAATGACGGAGCCAATCTCCTCATGCATGATCGTACATGGACGAGTGAAGCGTTGACGGACATTGTGAATGGCCTTCGTGCGAAGGGGTATGAAACACTGGATCCACACAGGATTAAAACAATAGAATAA
- a CDS encoding alpha-ketoacid dehydrogenase subunit beta yields MAQMTMIQAITDALRTELRNNEDVLVFGEDVGLNGGVFRATEGLQKEFGEDRVFDTPLAESGIGGLAIGLALEGYRPVPEIQFFGFVYEVMDSVSGQMARMRYRSGGTYTSPITIRSPFGGGVHTPELHADSLEGLMAQQPGLKVVIPSTPYDAKGLLISSIRDNDPVIFLEHMKLYRSFRQEVPEEEYTIELGKADVKREGTDLTIISYGAMVHESLKAADELEKEGHSVEVIDLRTVSPLDIDTIMASVEKTNRAIVVQEAQKQAGIAANVVAEINDRAILSLEAPVLRVAAPDTVFSFSQAEPIWLPNHKDVIETAKKVLNF; encoded by the coding sequence ATGGCGCAAATGACAATGATTCAAGCGATCACTGATGCACTGCGCACAGAACTACGCAACAACGAAGACGTTTTAGTTTTTGGTGAAGACGTAGGTCTAAACGGTGGTGTATTCCGTGCAACGGAAGGGCTTCAGAAAGAATTCGGTGAAGACCGTGTATTCGATACTCCACTAGCAGAATCAGGAATCGGTGGTTTAGCAATCGGTTTAGCATTAGAAGGGTACCGTCCAGTACCGGAAATCCAGTTCTTCGGTTTCGTATATGAAGTAATGGATTCAGTAAGCGGACAAATGGCACGAATGCGTTACCGTTCAGGTGGCACGTATACATCACCTATCACAATCCGTTCCCCATTTGGTGGTGGAGTACATACTCCAGAACTTCATGCGGACAGCTTAGAAGGTTTGATGGCTCAACAACCAGGTCTTAAAGTGGTCATCCCATCAACTCCATACGACGCTAAAGGACTATTGATTTCATCTATCCGTGATAATGACCCTGTCATTTTCTTAGAACATATGAAATTATACCGTTCATTCCGTCAAGAGGTTCCTGAAGAGGAATACACAATTGAACTTGGTAAAGCAGATGTGAAACGTGAAGGTACAGACCTTACGATCATCTCTTACGGAGCTATGGTACACGAATCATTGAAAGCGGCAGATGAGCTTGAAAAAGAAGGTCACTCAGTTGAAGTGATCGATCTTCGTACTGTAAGTCCACTGGACATTGACACGATCATGGCATCTGTTGAGAAAACAAACCGTGCCATCGTGGTTCAAGAAGCTCAAAAGCAAGCGGGAATCGCAGCGAACGTTGTGGCTGAAATCAATGACCGTGCGATCCTTAGCCTGGAAGCACCAGTTCTTCGTGTAGCGGCACCGGATACAGTGTTCTCTTTCTCTCAAGCAGAACCTATCTGGTTACCAAACCACAAAGACGTCATCGAAACAGCGAAAAAAGTTCTGAATTTCTAA
- a CDS encoding UPF0223 family protein codes for MEYQYPFDIDWSTEEVIDVIAFFEAIEKAYEKGVSREDLMNRYKRFKEIVPGKAEEKRICNEFEESSGYSSYHVVKKMKEQQDAAKISMN; via the coding sequence ATGGAATATCAATACCCCTTCGATATAGACTGGTCAACGGAGGAAGTCATCGACGTCATTGCCTTTTTCGAAGCGATTGAAAAGGCATATGAAAAAGGTGTTTCAAGAGAGGACCTGATGAATCGATATAAGCGATTTAAAGAAATCGTTCCTGGCAAAGCAGAAGAGAAAAGGATCTGCAATGAATTTGAAGAATCCAGTGGCTATTCTTCCTATCATGTAGTGAAAAAAATGAAAGAGCAGCAGGACGCTGCCAAAATATCGATGAATTAA
- a CDS encoding aminotransferase class I/II-fold pyridoxal phosphate-dependent enzyme, whose translation MSQNETPLFTGLIEHSKKNPVQFHIPGHKKGAGMDPAFKEFIGDNALSIDLINIGPLDDLHQPKGMIKEAQDLAAEAFGADHTFFSVQGTSGAIMTMVMSVCGPGDKIIVPRNVHKSVMSAIVFSGATPIFIHPDIDEDLGISHGITTDAVAKALEQNPDAKGVLVINPTYFGISADLKKIVEIAHSYHVPVLVDEAHGVHIHFHDELPLSAMQAGADLAATSVHKLGGSMTQSSVLNMKEGLVSAKRVQTILSMLTTTSTSYLLLASLDVARKRLATEGRELITKTIELSQSMRKQINEIDGLYCVGEEILGTKATYAYDPTKLIISVKDLGISGFDAEKWLREAHNIEVEMSDLYNILCIITPGDTEYEGNQLVTALKELVTSLKKQGEMTPVKVMLPDIPVLSITPRDAFYADTEVIPIDDSVGRTIAEFIMVYPPGIPIFIPGEIITQENIHYIKTNIEAGLPVQGPEDYDLRHLRVIKEHRAIR comes from the coding sequence TTGTCTCAAAATGAAACGCCGTTGTTTACCGGCTTAATTGAACATAGTAAAAAAAATCCCGTCCAGTTTCATATTCCCGGTCATAAGAAAGGTGCAGGGATGGATCCTGCCTTTAAGGAATTCATAGGGGATAATGCGCTTTCCATTGATTTGATTAATATCGGTCCTTTAGATGACCTCCATCAACCTAAAGGAATGATCAAGGAAGCGCAGGATTTGGCTGCCGAGGCATTCGGTGCCGATCATACTTTCTTCTCTGTTCAGGGGACGAGCGGAGCGATCATGACGATGGTCATGAGTGTGTGCGGACCTGGAGACAAGATCATTGTTCCAAGAAACGTGCATAAATCCGTTATGTCTGCGATTGTTTTCTCAGGAGCCACACCTATCTTTATCCATCCAGATATTGATGAAGATCTTGGGATCTCACACGGTATCACGACAGACGCCGTTGCAAAGGCTTTGGAACAAAACCCCGATGCCAAAGGTGTACTGGTCATCAATCCGACTTATTTCGGGATTTCCGCAGACCTAAAGAAAATCGTGGAAATTGCCCACTCGTATCATGTTCCGGTGCTGGTCGATGAAGCTCATGGGGTTCATATACACTTCCATGATGAACTTCCCCTGTCAGCCATGCAGGCAGGTGCTGATTTAGCGGCTACGAGTGTTCATAAGCTCGGGGGATCCATGACTCAAAGCTCAGTCCTTAATATGAAAGAAGGACTTGTCTCTGCTAAGCGTGTGCAGACCATCTTAAGCATGCTTACGACGACTTCCACGTCATACTTACTACTAGCATCTCTTGATGTTGCAAGAAAACGACTTGCTACGGAAGGACGGGAACTCATCACCAAAACGATCGAACTCTCACAGAGTATGAGAAAGCAAATCAATGAGATTGACGGCTTATACTGTGTAGGGGAAGAAATTCTTGGAACGAAAGCCACCTATGCGTATGATCCGACTAAGCTGATTATATCCGTGAAGGATCTTGGAATCAGCGGGTTCGATGCGGAAAAGTGGTTAAGAGAAGCTCATAATATCGAGGTTGAAATGTCCGACCTGTATAATATCCTGTGCATCATCACACCTGGTGATACTGAATATGAAGGAAACCAATTGGTCACTGCTTTAAAAGAACTGGTTACAAGCCTTAAGAAACAAGGCGAGATGACCCCGGTTAAAGTTATGCTCCCTGATATTCCTGTTCTATCTATTACACCGAGGGACGCTTTTTATGCTGATACGGAAGTCATTCCGATTGATGATTCCGTGGGGAGGACCATCGCTGAGTTCATCATGGTCTACCCGCCCGGAATTCCCATATTCATTCCAGGGGAGATCATCACTCAGGAAAACATCCATTACATCAAAACCAATATAGAAGCAGGCCTTCCAGTACAAGGGCCTGAAGACTATGATTTACGACATTTAAGAGTCATCAAAGAGCATCGGGCCATTCGATGA